GTGCAAAACAACCGATGGCAACGCGCAATGGCAAGAACACTCCTAAATTTATGTATTATGATCTTGGGGTTAATCTTTGGCCAGACTTCCGCCGGGACAAGCCTTGCAGCTACATCCCAAGCGTATGAATCAGAGCCCCTGATCGCACACATAATTACCGCGCAGGACGGGATCGCGCCTGACGTCAAGACGATCACTGCAGGACTGCATCTGAAACTGGGCGAAGATTGGAAAACCTACTGGAAATCGCCTGGTGAGGTGGGAATTCCGCCCAAGATCACTTGGAACGGCTCGCAAAACGTCAGCGACGTACAGTTTCACTGGCCCGCGCCGATCCGTTTTCGCGCCTTCGGGATCGAGAATTTCGGGTACAAGGACGAAGTGGTCTTTCCGCTGACCGTCACACTCGAGAACCCCGGAGCGCCAGTTGACTTGAAGGCCGCTGTGACAACGCTGATCTGTTCCGATATCTGTGTGCCGGTCGAGTTTTCGCTGGACTTGTCGCTGACTCAGGGAACGGGTCGGGATCAGGACTCGGCCCGGCTTATAAATGCCTTTCTGTCGCGGGTGCCAACCACGGGAAACACAAGCGGAATGAAGTCCGACGCTGCGACTCTGGATACCGAGTCCGAGATGCTGACGCTGAATTTCACCAGCGACCTGCCCTTTGATGCGCCTGATGTCTTTCCCGACATGGGACGTGATACCGCGTTTGGTGCACCCGACATCCGGCTCGCTGGCGACAGGCGTCAGCTATGGGTGCAATTCCCGGTCCTCGCTCTGGCACAGGCCCCCCCCTCCTTGTCCGTCACGGTTACCGACACCAACCGCGTGGCCGAGTTTTCGCCCCGTACCGACGCTCCCCCTACCCCGCCACCATATGAGATCGCGGCCGCCGAAACTTCAGCCAGCGCGCTGGTCTGGATCATTTTGCTGGCGGTGGGCGGCGGGTTGATTCTGAATGTCATGCCCTGCGTACTGCCAGTGCTTTCGATCAAGCTTTCCTCGGCGGTAAAGGCTCGCGACCGCTCTGCGGCTCAGATTCGCGCCGGGTTCCTGGCTTCGGCAGCCGGAATCCTGACATTCATGTGGCTGTTGGCGGCTATCACCATTGCGGCGCGGTCGCTGGGCTATTCCGTCGGCTGGGGCATCCAGTTCCAGAATCCGCTTTTCCTTGCGGTGATGATCGTGGTGCTGGCGGTTTTTGCAGCCAGCCTCGCGGGCCTGTTCGAGATCACGCTGCCGCAGTCGCTGAACACCCGGCTGGCCCATGTCGAAAAGGGCCGCGTGTCGCTGGTCGGGGATTTCCTGACCGGAACTTTTTCAGCAGTTCTGGCGACGCCCTGCTCGGCCCCCTTCCTCGGCACGGCGGTGGCCTTTGCCTTGACCGGCCGACCGGTGGATATCGTGGCGATCTTCACCGCAATGGGGGTTGGGCTGGCCATTCCTTACTTGCTGGTTGCAGTACACCCGAAACTCACCGCCGCTCTGCCTAAACCGGGGCGTTGGATGGT
This Ruegeria sp. THAF33 DNA region includes the following protein-coding sequences:
- a CDS encoding protein-disulfide reductase DsbD, with translation MILGLIFGQTSAGTSLAATSQAYESEPLIAHIITAQDGIAPDVKTITAGLHLKLGEDWKTYWKSPGEVGIPPKITWNGSQNVSDVQFHWPAPIRFRAFGIENFGYKDEVVFPLTVTLENPGAPVDLKAAVTTLICSDICVPVEFSLDLSLTQGTGRDQDSARLINAFLSRVPTTGNTSGMKSDAATLDTESEMLTLNFTSDLPFDAPDVFPDMGRDTAFGAPDIRLAGDRRQLWVQFPVLALAQAPPSLSVTVTDTNRVAEFSPRTDAPPTPPPYEIAAAETSASALVWIILLAVGGGLILNVMPCVLPVLSIKLSSAVKARDRSAAQIRAGFLASAAGILTFMWLLAAITIAARSLGYSVGWGIQFQNPLFLAVMIVVLAVFAASLAGLFEITLPQSLNTRLAHVEKGRVSLVGDFLTGTFSAVLATPCSAPFLGTAVAFALTGRPVDIVAIFTAMGVGLAIPYLLVAVHPKLTAALPKPGRWMVGLKWALSAALLTTIGWLVWVMVGVAGDTAATATVLAATVLVLLIWKSTMMPPVLRWTALLLTLTAAFAAPVVIAGKDRSKLLEPAGEIPWITFSRSEIARLVSRGEVVFVDVTADWCLTCKANKALVLERGEVLATLQSDKAIPMQADWTRPDDVIARFLEDNGRFGIPFNIVYGPSAPEGIALPEILTTNAILGAMEQAAPIAGGAVESGS